From the genome of Setaria viridis chromosome 1, Setaria_viridis_v4.0, whole genome shotgun sequence:
CGTCCACGCCCCGGTCGCGGTAGCAGCCGACGCCGTCCGCCACGCCGACGACGCAGGTCTCGGCGTGCCCGAAGTGCGCGTCCTCGTCGTGGTGCTTGAGGGAGCAGGACGCGAACTCCATCCTCAGGTCCCACCGCGgcacgtcctcgtcgtcgtcccacTGGGGGCAGGCGTCGCCGTCGTGTTCTCCGTGCGCGCGCGGCGggagcaggacggcggcgaagTTGGCGATCTCGTCGGGCTCGCCGGCATTGGGCGCGGGCGATGCGCGTTAGCGGATGCCGAACGCGAGCCGGAGGGCATCGGGGACCCGCTCGTCGATCTCGCGCAGGGTTTTTTGGCTGATCTTCTTCTCCATCGTTGGTTCTGTGGGTTGTTTTGGAACGTGAAAGGACTTGAAGAATCGGAAACTCCCCTGCATGTTCAGATGCGatctttcgttttctttttgaGAGAAGATGAGAGGGATATGCAGCCACGGCTTATGGGGCCGGCTTGGGCTCATCCTCATCGTGTGGGCGTGAACGTATATAGGCCTAACTCCGGAGCCCGGACCAGTTCGAACTTGGTTGTTCTTCCTATATACGGGCCACAACATTTACAACTCCAAAGAAATTTAATCTCGTTTTCTGTGTCACCTATCTTCATTCAAGAATAATATTTTAAAACCTTTTCATTTGTTTAGTGCAGGGACATGGATTTCCAATGGGAAATAAATAGATAGACGAGCATTTTAGTCTCATCTTGGGGGAAAAAAAGGGGGCAATTTTAAATTTTGCATATAAATGTAGCAGACGGCCTGAGCCTGACCTGATAAACCTGGCCTAACCATGTCTAAGTGGGTTCTCCCATGATTCAGTCAAGAATGAGACTCTTTTTCTTTGCATTAAGCCTTGCAGTTGCAAAAGGGTTGTACAAGACATTCTCTTTTCTCTCATATTGTACAAAGacaattttatttatatgttTAAACATTTTAGATAATTCTTTGTTTGTCCGTCACTCCGTCTCCATAGCGTAAAGTAATACAAGGGATAGATACTGACTCAAGTTTTTTATCAACCTCTACGTATCTGACATTTTCTTATCAAAATTGCATAAGCAAGATCATCACCAATAAATGTGTATAACGTCTGAAcgcaaaaccaaaaaaaaaaagatcatcacaaaaataaaattgtgtAAGCAAGATCACCACAAAAATAGCCcgcaaaataaaaagaaagatcATCACAACAATAAAATTGCTTAACATCTGACCACAGGGCTCACTACTTTCCAACAAATCCCAGTTCTTCCTTGAATGAGCTTGGCACTAGaaatttcatcatgttatttTCTCTGTCCCTGTTTAAACTGAATGAGGGCAAGTACCAATTTCACTATTTCAGGAAACTTGTCTAACTATACTGGCGTACATGTGAGCCTACAAACTACAAAGTCATACATGCGTGTTAGTGCATGATTTTGAACACTCCGGACGAAAAATGTGTCAGTAGGAGTACGGACTTCAGAGTACCGAGTACCCAAGCTGGGTGCCATGGGCTGCAGAATGCAGAGCGACTGCCATCTTGCCATCTTGGGGTGAGGTGCTTACTGTTTACACTTGAGGGCGTTTGATCTTGAGATCAGAGGGAGGATGGCACAATGTAGGCGACGACAACGGTGATGTCGTCCGGCTTGCCGCCAGTGAAAAACGCCCGCCCTGGCTCGCTCCGGCCCAAGACGCTGTACGGCGTGTCTCTGTTGCCGCACCTCGCCGCCTCGAAAGCGAAGGCCGCCATGACTTCGGCCATGTTCTTGGGCGAGAACCCGAGCGCCGTGCCCATGCGCACGATCCGCTCGAGCTCGTCCTCCGTCACGTTGTCGAACAACCCGTCGGTGCCCACCACCACAATGTCGCCTTCCTTCGCCGGGACCTCGCCGACCTCCGCCTCGGCGACACTGGTGCCGTCTCGTTCGGAGTTGAGCTGGTAAGGGCAGTTGAAGTagtgctgctgcggctgcgacCGGGCCAGGATCCTGCCGTCGCGGAACACCAGGAAGCCGCTGTCGCCGACGTACGCCCACTTGAGGGTCCTGCCGGCGAGGGAGACGATGACGGCCGTGGACGCCGCGGGCgtgcccgccgcggccgtcaTCATGTGCGCCCGCTCCAGCAGCGTGCGGGGGCAGACGTGCGTGCCGGGCGCGGCGGTCACCACCTCCATGTAGGCGTTGTTCATGAGCCCGCGCGAGAACGCGGAGGCGTCCACCCGGTCGCGGtagccgccgacgccgtccgccacgccgacgacgccggccgCGGCGTGCCCGAAATGCGCGTCCTCGTCGTGATCCTTTATGTAGCACGACTCGAACACCATCCTCAGGCCTCCCGGTGCCACCGGCTCGTCGCAGTCCATGGGTTCGCTGGCGCCATCGCGCGGCGCGAGCAGGACAGCGGCGAAGTTCGCGACCTCGTCGTGGTGCCCGGGCGCCGGCGTGGGGCGGCCGCTGATGCCGAACGCGACGCTGAGGGCGCCGGGGATCCGCCCGTCGATCTCGATCAGGGTTTGCACCATATGCTGCTCCATCTTAATTTGGGCTTTATTTTCTCTGCCCTTTGGCTAGGGTTCTAATGAATCGTGCAGGCTGCAGGGAGCTCGGTGCATGCGGCTGCAACGATCTATCAGGCAGGAACCAGGATTGGGCTCATGGTCACGCTGTGTCGTTTTATAGGCACCGAACTGATTCCGACTCGTGTTCCTACTTCGGCACTACGCAGACACGCTTTTGGTTGCTccggtttttttttttccttccattaCGATTCGGATTTTTTTGCAAGGATATTATGATTCGGATTCTGTTAGTTGAAACAACAGCCGAGCCGCCGCCATCGGGTTAGGAACAAGTTTTGGGTTTGAACTTTGTGGAtcttttttgggaaaaaaatacGTTGTTCGGAAAATTTATCCaatccttcttttttttcataagtGTACAAATCTTAGTTGCCTAGACGATTACACGACGTCAAATCAAGCCACCAGATAAAACGAATGGCTAATTTGACGTTGTTCAAAAGGTATCAAGATGAGTACCACTAAGCAGTTGGCGCCCAACTGGCGATCTTGCCACGGCCCGTCACCGCGCTATGCGGTACTAGTGGTCCAAATCTCATGACGGAGAATGTATGGGTTTGGAGGACCCCGCTCCTATCTGACTTAACCTAAATAGTTATAAGGATCAGTTTGGTGGAGCTCCACCAGCTCACCGGCTCCAGCTCTACCTGATATGTTACTTTTCATGCACTGTTCATGGGAGCtgattttctctctcctccttcccttctCATATACTTTGGAGGAACTGGTGGAGCCACAAATTGTGGCTCCTTTAGCTCCAGCTCCTTTGATGCAACAATGTGTGTGTCAGGGAAGCTGGAGCCAGCCGAAGCTCCTCCAAATGCGCCTTAAGGTCTTCAAGAGCCTGCTAAGAGTCCATCAACGTCCTATATCTTTTTCTTCCCCGTTCTTTCCATCCCCGTCGCCtcggccagcagcagccgcgtTGCTCGCCGCCCATCTGTAGCTCGCACCCTCTTAGCCTTGCCTTTTCGCCAGCGCACAAGCGAGCAGCGATGCGTGACTGAGTCTTGAGACGGGAGAAAATGAAGAAGATCGCGCGGCCGACAGCGaccgcacgaatctcaaacaccaGAAGTTCAATAAGAAACAAACGGGCTTACAGAAGTTAAGTTAGATAGGATCTCTCTGGTGAGTCCTTCTGCGTGGTCTCGCTGGGCCTAATAAGCTGAAAGTGCGGTTCAGTTTAGAAAGCCCTCCAACGAATCAGAGTCGAGCCCAACCCCTCATGCGATGCACGAATCGGGCGCTGCTACTATATATGGGCCGCACATGGGAAAACAAAAGGCTCGAAGAGAGAAGAGGCAGATCCATAAGCTAGTAAGACCAACCCCTGATGCAGGGCCGTCAGGCGtacaccccgccgccgccgccagggcagCAACCCGCCGGTTTCCACGAGCTGTCAAGGATGAGTCGATAATGTGTAGAGGAGGATTGTTTGTGAGTACTCCATCTAGTAACTAGGAAGAATGGCGCGCTTCGCTGCGCCGGTAGAGCATGTGCGCCGGTGCTGGCTGGGCCGCCAGGAGGAGGGTTAAAAAGtaataaggaaataaaaattctTCATTGACCTGGGTACAGATAAACCTGAGTTCTACTGTACTGAATTAAATGGTTATGTTCAATGCATAACAGGAACAAAATGATAGAGTAATATGTCAAGCACATGCATCCTTTGAGATAAATAGATAATTCAGTCGGATTGAATAATTAAGTACAGCGTGAAGTAAAATGTCCGCGCAATTTCAGATAAACAAATAAGCTATGGCACCTTGTTAACAATAGAGATGAAGGCAAATATGTGTAACAAAACTACATGAGGAAGTATACTTAAGCAAAGGACTAATTAAGTCCATTTGAACGAAACCTACCTCACCATTCCTATTAAGAAAATGAGAACTGGCCAAATATTACACATTGATTACCGAAGCACATCCTCGCAGTAGACAACTTCTCCCTCATGAGCACAAAGATGATGGGACGGCATGGTCTCCTCCACAACCCAAATTTTTAACAGAATAAAGGGAgatgaaataaataaacaatagcTTGTCTATGAATCTCATGATTTGCTTTAGCTATATGGTGCACAATCGAATTCTGGGCCTGTTACGGCTCAATTATTCAGCAAGTACACGGTACCATGTATCTCAAAACACTACAGTGAATTAACCTTTCGGCAAATCAACGTACATATCATATCAGTGTGGCTCATAATGGATTCAGGAGCGCATGACTACCACATGCCGGAAGCCTGTTGACATAGGAGCATCTCAAATGCTTCAACAGTACAGAATCAGTTACCATAGTTAAGCTATCTGCATTCTATGACCGCACAACTCCCATGACATCTGAACAAACAAAAATTATCATCAATAGTATCACTCTTGTTTGCCAGTTCATTTTCCGTACCACTAACATAATCTTGTCTATGTTTGACTTATTTCATCACAAAATAAAGAGAACTTGGGCTTAAGTGTATAGAAGGAAATGGAGCTCCCCAATCCCATGAGGTATATTTTTTTGATATTAGTCTTATAAATTGATTAACGCGAGAGATGTCATGAGTTATATTTTATTGGTATTACTCTTATTAGAAATTGATGAATGCGAGAGCATGCTAAAACTACATGTCTCTAACTAGTTCTAATTTTAGTACATCTTCAATATGAAAAATGCAAGGTGTTATATATATTATGATATCAATATTTGTTATACCAGAAGAAGGTTTTTGTACCTAGTTTTCCATGTCACACCATGAAGTTAGATATTTAGGACTCTCTATTGCTATCACACAAATACCACACAAAGTGACAAAATTGTTGACCCATAATGAAGAAGCCTCCCGCTTAAAGGATGATGCAAGTTCCACGCCATTTGCTAAAATTTCAGAGAAGGAAGGTACCTGGCACGATAGCTTAAAGGACAGCTTGTCCTAGTGGGATAGCTTAAAGGATAGAGCTTTTTGATGAACCATGACCGCGTTTCAGAGTCCGAGCGAAAATTAGCTTGGAGTTGTATCCGGTCCATACGATGGCTGAATTGCCTGCTCGCGCGGACTAGTCTGAGTTGTAGTTGAGTCCGAGTTGTGGTCGAACCCAGTGTTGTTTAGATCGAAAAATTCGAATTTCTCGATGAAATCTTCCACCTCATGTCGACGAGAGTTTCCGCCGAGATGTTTCTTCTCCAGTTCTTTGATTATGCGGCATTGGAAGCCTCCAATGCCGTTCGCGATGCAGAGCCAAAAGCTAAAAACAAACGTTGCGCTCGCTTCGAATACGAATGCAGGCTTAATGATGACTGAAGCCATCGATCTCACGCGGAGAGTttcggcgacttcccctacctgacgcgctagctatcggtgttttaacccggcaacctatcaagggagtacccgagatagtgttttggttagtgggtgtcgccgaaatcaaggagttgatggtgacgcaggaacacgatttagacaggttcgggccgctagatcgtgtaataccctacgtcctgtgtgttgtatgcttgtactCGATTGAActttttttgagggggtccctgcccgccttTATATAttaggggagcagggttacagggtagtcttttgtacaagagtactagtcggacaaGACTATAGgatcctactctaactcggcagagtagtttccttgtattccgactagtccttcaggagttccatgtagtctacgttgTCCTGTAGCGTAGTCTTCATATCCTGATACGTCTCGAGTACacccccttgagtgggtccgtacagacCCTCTGGTGGGCCCGGGCATGTAGTTCCAGAGTGTATGTGATGCTACCTATTTCCACCCCTGCATGGATTAGTAAAATTTCCCCTTTTCAAACCTAGCAAGAACCCTTTGGTTCCTCCAAGACCAATCATACAGGTCAAAGTAAAGATATAACCAAATTGTAATTTGTATCTCAAACAAGTTTCCCATCTTTTGATTCAGAATGAAGAAACAAAGAATCACCGTACCTGTTGTTGAATCTGTAGAATCTGAAATTGCGATAACAATTAGTTTAGAAGGTTATCTAGAGGTTAAATCCAATGCAGTAGAAAGAATTGGGATTAGAGCAACACAATAGAACCATTACAACTCCCGTAATCCCAAAGATGCATTTTGTTTTAGTATCTCTAGATTTGTCAGCATGTACCTAAAAAATTGAATGGCTAGTGATTGTCAAGCTTACGAAAGTCAAAAGAAGGTTAGCTGCAAACTATAGTATATGGATTCCTCACCATTGGTCAACGGCAACTGGTGCATGATGATGGCGATGACgcagtggaggaagaagatgacgagGTGATGCTAAATCCGCATCCAGCAACAAAAGCACCTTAATCAATGAAGATGGATGTGACGCTGCAGCTGCAGGAGGATAGAAAGGATCCAAAGCTTACGCAGGTAGGATGGGGAACGGGGCCAACTGGGAGTGGAAGAGGGGCACGGGCTCGCATCCGAGTGAGGATGACTCCGACTAGACTCCACGTGCTGACGTCGGTTGCAGATCGATCTCCTCGCGCCTCCTTTTGCCGCCATTCGTTGTTGCCGTCGCTTTCCCCACCGGTGACGAATCTGCCGCCTCCTCTGCAGCCGCGGCAGGCTACCTTCTTCACGGCCAGCGGATAAGGAGGACCATGGGGTTGAGCCGGAGGGCCGGCTCAGAGGACTGGTGGCACAAGAGGCAAAGGAAGCGATGGTGTGCGAGGTGAGGAAGCCGAGGCGCGACGAAGTAGGAGGAGGAGAATTTTTCCGAGCACAAGGAGGACGCGCACGGAAATGCATTGCACGCAGTAGCTGCGTAGGCCTTCGTTTCAAACCGGACATAACTGCAAATGATTGATGGCAAACGCGTGGTGACGGGTGATGCATGATACATGGCACGACGCAAATGGCGCAACAGCGAGAGGCTCCCGTCGGCCTCCAATTCTTTTAGCGATATGGATATAGATATTTGTTTCATCACACAGTGCGGTTGCCCGTTCatcctttcttgttttttttctttcgaaaACTTATGTTGTCCGTCCATCCTGTAAACAACCGGAATCCGTCTGGCGTATATGctttacatttttctttttctttttccttttcctttttgtaGTTGGATGGAGATGAAGGCGACCACCATGGGCCTCTTATTTGTCTTCAGCATCGGAGCCCTGTGGTGTTACGTTAtgcatataattttttttcaagacaCAATTCTCATAGGATGAAAAGGCTTATGCCAAACTCGCCCCCCAAACACAGGGTTTATTAGTTAGAAACCATCAAGGCTAGAGCGAAGGCGCGCCTGGTGGGCCTGGACACGTCACCCCATCACCGCGCGCCACTTGATCGCACGTGGACAGCCCATGATGGCGCACTCTGTAGATAGGGTGC
Proteins encoded in this window:
- the LOC117855858 gene encoding putative protein phosphatase 2C 24, with product MEQHMVQTLIEIDGRIPGALSVAFGISGRPTPAPGHHDEVANFAAVLLAPRDGASEPMDCDEPVAPGGLRMVFESCYIKDHDEDAHFGHAAAGVVGVADGVGGYRDRVDASAFSRGLMNNAYMEVVTAAPGTHVCPRTLLERAHMMTAAAGTPAASTAVIVSLAGRTLKWAYVGDSGFLVFRDGRILARSQPQQHYFNCPYQLNSERDGTSVAEAEVGEVPAKEGDIVVVGTDGLFDNVTEDELERIVRMGTALGFSPKNMAEVMAAFAFEAARCGNRDTPYSVLGRSEPGRAFFTGGKPDDITVVVAYIVPSSL